A stretch of Triticum aestivum cultivar Chinese Spring chromosome 1D, IWGSC CS RefSeq v2.1, whole genome shotgun sequence DNA encodes these proteins:
- the LOC123180696 gene encoding E3 ubiquitin-protein ligase At1g12760: MAAHPVESEASSETDNHPLLIDHMENTAHLEIAIESPRDDVASSSTARREDNDGLDRLPHISESSSETTTASNSQSAPLARRDANRARRRQSPLNSSCWISIELVVTVSQIIAAICVLSLSRKERPHSPLFEWVIGYTVGCVATLPLLYWRYLHRNRPTTGQEPASQNFPPNSIPESNSHTTNSAPGMSEAGFVTDTNGVSQNNVLTRNLRAQAYADHFRMALDCFFAVWFVVGNVWVFGGHSSAHDAPNLYRLCIAFLTFSCIGYAMPFILCALICCCLPCIISLMSFREDLNQNKGATAEAINALRTYKFKTKKSRNGEGIEVGGGVVAAGTDKERIVSAEDAICCICLARYSNNDDLRELPCTHFFHKECVDKWLKINALCPLCKAEIDSGPTTAPAIGFGRRHSDNRVGNDIESQL, from the exons ATGGCTGCTCATCCTGTTGAATCAGAAGCAAGCAGTGAAACAGACAATCACCCTTTACTGATAGACCACATGGAAAATACTGCTCATCTCGAGATTGCAATTGAGAGCCCAAGGGATGATGTTGCTTCATCGTCAACCGCTCGTCGGGAGGATAATGATGGCTTGGATCGATTGCCTCACATCTCAGAAAGTTCTTCGGAGACAACTACTGCATCTAACTCTCAAAGTGCTCCTCTAGCAAGAAGAGATGCTAATCGTGCTCGTCGTCGGCAAAGTCCGTTGAATTCTAGTTGCTGGATCTCCATTGAGCTTGTTGTAACAGTTAGCCAGATTATAGCGGCCATTTGTGTTCTGTCATTGTCAAGGAAGGAACGTCCGCATTCTCCATTATTTGAGTGGGTCATTGGTTATACGGTAGGTTGTGTTGCTACTCTTCCTCTTCTCTACTGGCGCTATCTCCATCGCAACCGCCCAACAACTGGGCAAGAACCAGCAAGTCAGAACTTCCCTCCGAACAGCATACCTGAGTCCAATTCTCACACAACAAATTCGGCCCCTGGCATGTCTGAAGCTGGTTTTGTAACTGACACAAATGGAGTCTCGCAAAACAACGTGCTTACCAGAAATCTCAG GGCCCAAGCTTATGCCGATCACTTCAGGATGGCCCTTGACTGTTTCTTCGCCGTGTGGTTTGTTGTGGGGAATGTGTGGGTATTTGGTGGACATTCCTCTGCCCATGACGCTCCCAACTTATACAG GTTGTGTATAGCCTTCCTCACATTTAGCTGCATCGGCTATGCTATGCCTTTCATTCTGTGCGCATTGATATGTTGCTGCCTGCCCTGCATAATCTCCCTAATGAGCTTTCGTGAAGATCTAAACCAAAACAAAGGTGCTACTGCAGAAGCAATCAATGCCTTGAGAACATACAAGTTCAAAACGAAGAAGTCCCGTAACGGCGAGGGGATTGAAGTCGGCGGCGGAGTTGTTGCTGCTGGAACAGACAAGGAGCGGATTGTTTCTGCTGAAGATGCT ATTTGCTGTATCTGCCTAGCAAGATACTcgaacaatgatgatctccgagaGCTTCCTTGCACCCACTTCTTCCACAAAGAATGCGTAGACAAATGGCTCAAGATAAACGCACTATGCCCCCTCTGCAAAGCTGAGATAGACAGTGGCCCGACAACTGCTCCTGCCATTGGCTTTGGGCGTCGCCACAGTGACAACAGGGTAGGAAATGACATCGAATCACAGCTGTAA